From Myxococcus xanthus, a single genomic window includes:
- a CDS encoding ComF family protein, whose protein sequence is MVALPLHTRRYHARKYDQAQLLAGALAKATGRKAPVGLLTRHRETQRQVGLSEAERANNVAGAFAASSRVSGQRVLLVDDVFTTGATARAAASALLEAGSVQVEMLTLARAFSLE, encoded by the coding sequence GTGGTCGCGTTGCCGCTGCACACGCGGCGCTATCACGCGCGCAAGTACGACCAGGCCCAGTTGCTGGCGGGCGCGCTGGCGAAGGCCACGGGGCGCAAGGCCCCCGTGGGATTGCTGACGCGGCACCGCGAGACACAGCGGCAGGTGGGGCTGAGCGAGGCAGAGCGGGCAAACAACGTCGCGGGGGCGTTCGCCGCGTCTTCCCGTGTCTCGGGGCAGCGTGTGCTGCTGGTGGACGATGTGTTCACCACCGGAGCCACCGCCAGGGCGGCGGCCTCGGCCCTGCTCGAAGCGGGCTCCGTCCAAGTGGAGATGCTGACGCTGGCGCGGGCCTTCAGCCTGGAGTGA
- a CDS encoding site-specific integrase — MWVIERRVNGIVRAITLDVASERDARAELVLFERDPGAYKTKKQVAAEAAASVAQAEKKGVALDEETFEAFLRNVKAEGLTDRYRRYILAPYLTAWGVALEKRPLRDVSLTELHVMLDKWPTARTPRIIALKAFTAWLRERDMLRLAEDPTAELKVPPSKAEKSIRQKGYSMAAVEQAYAEANSQRLRDTLCLRAKTGMHGTEIDRVARGDAILKDVSDPCGIKGTITFRQLKADMTHTISLDAQAFAAVERLQAFGKGLEDSGIVQSLRRIAERLKLTCVDEEQRKKIVPLHPSQLRHSFSTWARKYGELVRPTGKGLPIEEVSAVMGHTSVKTTKKFYLTEEVPPMIRLPLQLVHQEDPSTDRITSRKAASID, encoded by the coding sequence GTGTGGGTCATCGAGCGGAGGGTCAACGGTATCGTTCGGGCCATCACTCTGGACGTCGCCAGCGAGCGCGACGCTCGTGCCGAGCTGGTTCTTTTCGAGCGCGACCCGGGGGCCTACAAGACCAAGAAGCAGGTTGCAGCAGAGGCTGCGGCGTCCGTCGCCCAAGCAGAAAAGAAGGGCGTTGCGCTGGACGAAGAGACCTTCGAGGCGTTTCTCAGGAACGTGAAGGCGGAGGGCCTGACGGACCGTTACCGTCGCTACATCCTTGCCCCCTATTTGACCGCCTGGGGAGTGGCACTTGAGAAAAGGCCACTGCGAGACGTGTCTCTCACTGAGTTGCACGTAATGTTGGACAAATGGCCAACTGCACGGACCCCCCGGATTATCGCATTAAAGGCTTTTACGGCTTGGCTCCGAGAGAGGGATATGCTTCGGCTTGCCGAGGACCCCACGGCTGAGCTGAAGGTTCCCCCTTCAAAGGCTGAAAAGAGCATTCGCCAAAAGGGGTACAGCATGGCTGCGGTAGAGCAGGCTTATGCTGAAGCAAACAGTCAACGCCTTAGAGACACGTTGTGTCTACGTGCCAAGACGGGGATGCATGGAACCGAGATTGACCGAGTGGCGCGCGGGGATGCGATTCTAAAGGACGTGAGCGACCCCTGTGGAATCAAGGGGACCATTACTTTTCGGCAGCTCAAGGCGGACATGACGCATACGATCAGTCTGGATGCTCAAGCGTTCGCTGCGGTGGAGAGGCTTCAGGCATTCGGGAAGGGCCTGGAAGACTCTGGTATCGTCCAGTCTCTTCGCCGCATCGCGGAGCGACTTAAGCTGACGTGTGTAGACGAGGAGCAGCGGAAGAAGATCGTTCCCCTTCATCCGAGCCAGTTAAGGCATAGCTTTTCGACGTGGGCTCGCAAGTACGGAGAGCTTGTGCGGCCGACGGGCAAAGGGCTCCCCATCGAAGAGGTCTCGGCCGTTATGGGGCACACGAGCGTCAAGACGACGAAGAAGTTCTATTTGACGGAAGAGGTTCCCCCAATGATTCGACTCCCTCTTCAACTCGTTCATCAAGAAGACCCCTCGACAGACCGTATTACTTCGCGAAAAGCGGCTTCAATCGACTGA
- a CDS encoding Uma2 family endonuclease, translating into MGRPTDEGGAAIPRAPSQDAWDRMNPEERARVVESLPAEVTYAEMAPPEGDRHQWAKFRALDVLRGYFGHQRRTAYVGSELPVYYPDERRFAPDLLVVFDVGAHPREKWLVSHEGRGLDWVMEVHVGGDRKKDAEFNVRRYARLGIPEYFIYDRSRERLEAYTLESPGAGVYVRMEPTQGRYVSRVLGLELELVGERLRFWAGNALLMESDELIVRMRERINWLEQRADEAAHLREDEIRRREDAERRVAELQAELERVRAAQK; encoded by the coding sequence ATGGGACGGCCTACTGATGAAGGAGGGGCTGCCATCCCCCGGGCGCCCTCGCAGGATGCGTGGGACAGGATGAATCCGGAGGAGCGGGCGCGGGTGGTGGAGTCGCTGCCAGCGGAAGTGACGTATGCGGAGATGGCGCCGCCCGAAGGGGACCGGCACCAGTGGGCGAAGTTCCGGGCGTTGGATGTTCTTCGGGGCTATTTCGGTCATCAGCGGCGCACGGCCTACGTCGGCTCGGAGCTGCCGGTGTACTACCCGGACGAGCGGCGCTTCGCGCCAGACCTGCTGGTCGTCTTCGATGTGGGCGCCCACCCGCGGGAGAAGTGGCTCGTCAGCCATGAGGGCCGTGGGTTGGACTGGGTGATGGAGGTCCACGTCGGGGGCGACCGGAAGAAGGACGCCGAGTTCAACGTGCGGCGCTATGCCCGGCTCGGAATTCCCGAGTACTTCATCTACGACCGGTCCCGGGAGCGACTGGAGGCCTACACGCTGGAGTCACCCGGCGCGGGCGTCTACGTGCGGATGGAGCCGACGCAGGGCCGCTATGTCTCGCGGGTGCTGGGCTTGGAGCTGGAGTTGGTGGGAGAGCGGCTGCGGTTCTGGGCTGGCAACGCGCTCTTGATGGAGTCCGATGAGCTCATCGTCCGGATGCGAGAGCGCATCAACTGGCTCGAACAGCGCGCGGATGAGGCGGCCCACCTGCGAGAAGATGAAATCCGGCGCAGGGAAGACGCGGAGCGTCGCGTGGCCGAGCTCCAGGCCGAACTGGAGCGAGTCCGGGCCGCCCAGAAGTAG
- a CDS encoding M1 family metallopeptidase, whose amino-acid sequence MRSLLPLALAVAVLRCAHAPEAPPAAPVATAPEWPEPQPPALRLPDSVRPTRYALDLKLLPAEPTFSGSVSIDVDVSEPVRQVWLHGQDMEVSQARIEAGGRTLEARPVTASEGRLGLLLPETLAPGKARIHIAFTGKVDRERSQGLYAVEEGGEPYLYTFFEPVDARRAFPCFDEPGFKVPWTLRITAKEDHVALANHPIVSREKLPDGLARVTFAESKPMPSYLVAFVVGPFDVVDAGTAGRNAAPLRFIVPRGRGAETAYAASVTPRIVTLIEDYFDMPYPYEKLDVAVVPRYWGTMEHPGLVALGQPLTLIRPGEETLARRKWYVNIANHELGHYWFGNIVTCQWWDDIWLNESLTSWLDRKTVDPFDTSWGFGLEQSTQSTLFALDTDALAATPPVRKPANTHDEVLGSFDNGTTYAKGSAIIDMFEAWLGEERMRDLLRGHIKKHEWGVATSEDFAATLSAAAGPDVARAFRSFIDQPGAPRIAAELQCQPGAPAKLTFTQERYVPAGSTASKDQTWSVPVCVRAGSGKTSERTCTMLTGATGELALPGKSCPSWFVLNAGGTGYYRSGYTREQLTRVLAAPTEALTVRERLTLLADMEAGVRRGDLPLGDVLRYVPTTAKADHRLIMQRGARLLTFVHVDRLSNDESARYRNWVAAMYGPRARALGWEPKPGDDDAVKSLRPNLLGLAALRGEDPALVRDANRLVKAWLADRKSVHPEAVPLALMVAARNGDKAFFDTLVARARATEDRTERSRVFTTLGSFRDPALMREALALVAGSEFDVRDTQSILTGAFSMPQTRALAWAFYQEHFDALASRMRSDEVAGLIGLVGMLCDEKTAAEAEAFLTPRAAKLENASLTLTRTMESIRLCAASSTLNAQSVRDFLKGQPIPAKSR is encoded by the coding sequence ATGCGCTCGCTCCTCCCACTTGCACTCGCGGTCGCCGTCCTCCGCTGCGCCCATGCGCCCGAGGCGCCCCCCGCCGCTCCCGTGGCCACTGCCCCTGAATGGCCCGAACCCCAGCCCCCCGCGCTGCGGCTGCCCGACTCGGTCCGCCCCACGCGTTACGCGCTCGACCTGAAGCTGCTGCCCGCCGAGCCCACCTTCTCCGGCAGCGTCAGCATCGACGTGGATGTGAGCGAGCCGGTGCGCCAGGTCTGGCTGCACGGGCAGGACATGGAAGTCTCGCAGGCCCGCATCGAAGCGGGAGGCCGCACCCTGGAGGCCCGTCCTGTCACCGCCAGCGAAGGGCGGCTCGGGCTGCTGCTCCCCGAAACGCTCGCGCCGGGCAAGGCCCGCATCCACATCGCCTTCACCGGCAAGGTCGACCGCGAGCGCAGCCAGGGCCTCTACGCCGTGGAGGAAGGCGGCGAGCCCTACCTCTACACCTTCTTCGAGCCCGTCGACGCGCGCCGCGCCTTCCCCTGCTTCGACGAGCCGGGCTTCAAGGTGCCCTGGACGCTGCGCATCACCGCCAAGGAGGACCACGTCGCGCTCGCCAACCACCCCATCGTCTCGCGCGAGAAGCTGCCGGACGGGCTGGCGCGCGTCACGTTCGCCGAGAGCAAGCCGATGCCCAGCTACCTCGTGGCGTTCGTGGTGGGCCCCTTCGACGTGGTGGACGCGGGCACCGCGGGCCGCAACGCCGCGCCGCTGCGCTTCATCGTGCCGCGCGGCCGGGGCGCGGAGACGGCCTACGCGGCCAGCGTCACGCCGCGCATCGTCACGCTGATTGAAGACTACTTCGACATGCCGTACCCGTACGAGAAGCTCGATGTCGCGGTGGTGCCGCGCTACTGGGGCACCATGGAGCACCCGGGCCTCGTCGCGCTCGGGCAGCCGCTGACGCTCATCCGTCCCGGCGAGGAGACGCTCGCGCGCCGCAAGTGGTACGTGAACATCGCCAACCACGAACTGGGGCACTACTGGTTCGGCAACATCGTCACCTGCCAGTGGTGGGACGACATCTGGCTCAACGAGTCGCTCACCTCGTGGCTGGACCGCAAGACGGTGGACCCCTTCGACACGAGCTGGGGCTTCGGACTGGAGCAGAGCACCCAGTCCACGCTCTTCGCGTTGGACACGGACGCGCTCGCCGCCACCCCGCCGGTGCGCAAGCCCGCCAACACGCATGACGAGGTGCTCGGCTCGTTCGACAACGGCACCACGTACGCCAAGGGCTCGGCCATCATCGACATGTTCGAGGCATGGCTCGGTGAGGAGCGCATGCGCGACCTGCTGCGCGGCCACATCAAGAAGCATGAATGGGGCGTGGCCACGTCGGAGGACTTCGCCGCCACGCTGTCGGCCGCCGCAGGGCCGGACGTCGCGCGTGCCTTCCGCAGCTTCATCGACCAGCCAGGCGCGCCGCGCATCGCCGCCGAACTGCAATGCCAGCCGGGAGCCCCCGCGAAGCTGACGTTCACGCAGGAGCGCTACGTCCCCGCGGGCTCCACCGCCAGCAAGGACCAGACGTGGTCCGTGCCGGTGTGTGTGCGCGCGGGTTCCGGCAAGACGTCCGAGCGCACGTGCACCATGCTCACCGGGGCCACGGGCGAGTTGGCGTTGCCCGGCAAGAGCTGCCCTTCCTGGTTCGTGCTCAACGCGGGCGGCACCGGCTACTACCGCTCCGGCTACACGCGCGAGCAGCTCACCCGCGTGCTGGCCGCGCCCACGGAAGCGTTGACGGTGCGCGAGCGGCTGACCCTGTTGGCCGACATGGAGGCCGGGGTGCGCCGGGGAGACCTGCCCCTGGGCGACGTCCTGCGCTACGTGCCCACCACGGCCAAGGCGGACCACCGCCTCATCATGCAGCGCGGCGCCCGGCTGCTGACCTTCGTGCACGTGGACCGACTGTCCAACGACGAGAGCGCGCGCTACCGGAACTGGGTGGCCGCGATGTACGGCCCTCGGGCCCGCGCGCTGGGCTGGGAGCCCAAGCCCGGTGACGACGACGCGGTGAAGTCGCTGCGACCCAACCTCCTGGGGCTGGCGGCGCTGCGCGGCGAGGACCCGGCCCTGGTCCGGGACGCGAACCGGCTGGTGAAGGCGTGGCTGGCGGACCGGAAGTCCGTCCACCCGGAGGCCGTTCCCCTCGCGCTGATGGTGGCGGCTCGAAACGGAGACAAGGCCTTCTTCGACACGCTGGTCGCGCGCGCCCGCGCCACGGAGGACCGGACCGAACGCAGCCGCGTCTTCACCACCCTGGGCTCCTTCCGAGACCCGGCGCTCATGCGCGAGGCGCTCGCGCTGGTGGCCGGCAGCGAGTTCGACGTGCGCGACACCCAGTCCATCCTCACGGGGGCCTTCTCGATGCCGCAGACGCGGGCGCTCGCCTGGGCGTTCTACCAGGAGCACTTCGACGCGCTCGCCAGCCGGATGCGCTCGGACGAAGTCGCCGGGCTCATCGGACTGGTGGGCATGCTGTGCGACGAGAAGACCGCCGCCGAAGCAGAAGCATTCCTCACCCCCCGAGCGGCGAAGCTGGAGAACGCGTCTCTCACCCTCACCCGCACCATGGAGTCCATCCGCCTCTGCGCCGCGTCCAGCACGCTGAACGCGCAGAGCGTCAGGGACTTCCTGAAGGGCCAGCCGATCCCCGCGAAGTCCCGCTGA